The sequence GCCAGGGGTGTGGCGCAGGACGGCGTTCTCGACCGAGAGGCCATAGCGCTCGCCGGTGTCGGTGAAGGCGAGGTCGAAGGCGAAGGTTCGGGCGCCGGCCTTGTCGCCGTTCAGCCGCACCGACAGGGAGTCCAGCAGCTGCTCGACCGGCAGGTTGCGCACCTGGCCCGCGGCGCCGGGCCGGGGGAAGGGCGAGGGCGCGCGGGGGTGGCGCAGCTCCAGCGCCCCGGTCAGGTAGAAGTCGCGCCAGGGACCCGACTCGGACTGATAGCCCAGCTGCTCCAGGGCGTCGGCCTGCAAGAGGCGCGCGTCCATGTTGGCGGGGTCGGCGAACACCAGGTGATTCACGATCTCGGCCGTCCAGCGGTAGTCGCCGGCGTCGAAGGCCGCCCGCGCCTTGGCCAGCAGGGCCTCAGGTCCGCCGGCCAGCTCGACATAGCGCCGCCCGGCCTCGGTGGGCGGGTGCTTGTGCAGGTTGGCGGGGTTGCCGTCGAACCAGCCGAGATAGCGCTGGTAGACCGCCTTGGTGTTGTGGCTCAGGGTCCCGTAGTAGCCGCGGGTGTGCCACTCGGCCGCCAGAGTGGGCGGCAGGGCCAACTGCTCGGCGATCTCAGGGCCGGTCAGCCCGTGATTGGCCAGGCGCAGGGTCTGGTCGTGGACGTATTTGTAGAGGTCGCGCTGCTGCTTCAGGAACCCGCGCGCCGCGCCCTTGCCCCAGCGCGGCCAGTGGTGGCTGGCGAACAGCACCTGGGTCTTGTCGGCGAAGAGGTCGATGGCCTCGTCGACGTACCAGCTCCAGGCCTTGGCGTCGCGCACCTGGGCTCCGCGCAGGGTGACCAGGTTGTGCAGGTGGCAGGTGCAGTTCTCCGCCATGCACAGGGCGCCGAACTGGGGGAAGAAGAAGTTCATCTCCGCCGGAGCCTCGGTGCCCGGCGTGACCTGGAACTCGATCTCGACCCCGTCGATGGTCAGCCGCTCGCCGGTTTTGCAGATGCTGCGGGTCGGCGGGACCAGGCCGACGCTGCCCAGCGACACCGCCTTGCCGAGGCCGCAGTCGACGTGGCCGCGCGGCCCCCGCGGCAGGATCGAGCCGTACATGAACATGGCCCGCCGGGTCATGGCGTTGCCGGCTAGGACGTTCTCGCTGACGGCCTCCTTCAGGAAGCCTTCCGGGGCGATGATCTCAAGGCCGGCGGCGAGGTCGGCGTCGCTGATCACGCCGCGCACCCCGCCATAGTGGTCGACGTGGCTGTGGGTGTAGATCACCGCGCTAACGGGCCGCTCGCCCCGGTGCTGGCGCATCAGCTTCAGCGCCGCCGCCGCACACTCGGCCGAGGTCAGGGGGTCGACCACGATCAGGCCGGTGTCGCCCTCGATGAAGGTGACGTTGGAGATGTCGAAGCCGCGCACCTGATAGACGCCGGGGGTGACCTCGAACAGGCCGTGTTCGCGGTTCAGCCGGGCCTGGCGCCACAGGCTGGGATTGACCGTGTCGGGGCACGGGCCATCGCCCTGGAAGTCGTAGAGGCTCATGTCCCAGACGGTGCGGCCGTCCGCGGTCATGATCCGGCCGTCGGGGATCGTGCCCACGAAACCGCGATGGGCGAGGGCGAAGTCCGCCCCGTCGTCGGCCGGCAGCTGCGCCGCCAGCTCGGCCTGGGCCTTGCGGGTGGCGTCGGTGGCGTCCTTGGGTTCGATCATGCGCCCCTTCCCCCTATCAGTGGCCCTGAGCGGGCGTGGCGCCCCCTTCCTGCTTGGCGCGCGCGGCCTTGATGGCATCTCGGCACTCCGGCGAGACCTTGTCCAGGTTCTTCCACAGGCAGAGTTTGACCGCCTGCCGGTCCAGCGCCGCGACCTCGCTGGGGCACAGGGCCCTGGCCGAAGCCATGCAGGCCTGACGCGGGCTCTGGGGGGCTGTCTGGGCCTGGGCGGCGCCGGTCAGGGCGAGGGCTGCGAGAGCGAGCGAACAGGCGATCCGGCGCATCGGGGGCTCCAGGTTTGCGACAAATTGGCAGATGATGTGTCAATATCAAGGGGCGAGATTGAGGCCACAGGCGGGAAGCGACCCGGGGTTCGGGTAAGGATCAAAAAGATCGTTGCCGGATCGCCGGATCGGCCGCACATTACCGATAGTTCATGATCTCACTGGGGGGTGAGGCTTATGGAACCTGCGCGTACGGCGCTGCGACGGCCGGTCCTGATGGTCGCCATCGCCGCCATGGCTTTCGGGGTTGGGCTGTTGGCCGTGCAATCCGGCTTCCGCCAGGCGCGCGCGCCCACGGTCGAGACGGCGGCCATACGGGAATGGAATGCGATGGTCACGCCTCACGGGCCTGATCGTTAGGGCTTAGGTCGCCTTCAGGGCGGGCGAGAGCGCCAGAGTCGCGCGGCGCCGCCAGGCCACGGGCTCGATCGGCCCCAGCACAAGCCCCCAGCAGATAACGCCGGCGATCGACAGGGTTGCGGCGGCCAGGAAGGCCGGGCGGAACGAGCCGGTGGTCTGCACGATCCAACCGGTGACCATGGGCGCGCTGATCCCGGCGAGGT is a genomic window of Phenylobacterium montanum containing:
- a CDS encoding alkyl/aryl-sulfatase, which codes for MIEPKDATDATRKAQAELAAQLPADDGADFALAHRGFVGTIPDGRIMTADGRTVWDMSLYDFQGDGPCPDTVNPSLWRQARLNREHGLFEVTPGVYQVRGFDISNVTFIEGDTGLIVVDPLTSAECAAAALKLMRQHRGERPVSAVIYTHSHVDHYGGVRGVISDADLAAGLEIIAPEGFLKEAVSENVLAGNAMTRRAMFMYGSILPRGPRGHVDCGLGKAVSLGSVGLVPPTRSICKTGERLTIDGVEIEFQVTPGTEAPAEMNFFFPQFGALCMAENCTCHLHNLVTLRGAQVRDAKAWSWYVDEAIDLFADKTQVLFASHHWPRWGKGAARGFLKQQRDLYKYVHDQTLRLANHGLTGPEIAEQLALPPTLAAEWHTRGYYGTLSHNTKAVYQRYLGWFDGNPANLHKHPPTEAGRRYVELAGGPEALLAKARAAFDAGDYRWTAEIVNHLVFADPANMDARLLQADALEQLGYQSESGPWRDFYLTGALELRHPRAPSPFPRPGAAGQVRNLPVEQLLDSLSVRLNGDKAGARTFAFDLAFTDTGERYGLSVENAVLRHTPGKAEPGAIPVRLTREVLVALALKETTVAAAVDAGTLAVDGDAQGLGELFELMDVFDFWFEIIC